In Kineosporia sp. NBRC 101731, the DNA window CGTCGACATCGATGCCACCGACCGCGTCGACCAGGTCCTGAAAACCCTGCAGATCGATGATCACGTAGTAGTTGACCTTGAGGCCGGTGATCCCCTGGACTGCCTGCATCATCGCCTCGGCGCCCGGGTCCTGCGTTCCCGGGAACAGAGCGGGATGGTCGTTGCCGTAGGTGTAGATCGCGTTGAGCAGACAGTCGTCGCCGCAGTCGTAACCTTCCGGCCACCGCTGGGCGGCCGGGGTGCCCGCCGGGAAGGGCACGTTCTGCAGGTTGCGCGGCATGCTGAACAGGGCCGTCCGGCCGGTCTTCTCGTCGATGCTCGCGAGGTTCACGCTGTCCGGCCGGGTGCCCACCCGGGTCGGCCCGGTGTCACCACCGAGGAGCAGCACGTTGTACCGGCCGTCCACCGCGGCCGAGTGCTTGCCCGAGCCGAAAACCCCGGACAACAGGTCGGCCGCCGCCCACACCCGCTGTCCCAGGGCCAGCGGGACGACGAACGTCAGCATCATCAGCACGGCACTCAGCAGAGCGATCCACCGGCGCGACCGGCGGGTCAGCTCGGGCGCCTGCCCGATACGCCAGGCGTCCAGCAGCAACAGCGGCCAGATCACCGCACCGCCCAGGAGTGCGAGAGCCAGCGGCCGGATCACCCACGGGTGGGTCAACAGGCCGAGCACGCGGTCGCGGTCGATGACGGCGACGCCGGCCAGCACCCCGGCCACGAGCAACGCGCAGGCCCACAGGCATAAGGACGCACGCGCGACCGCCAGGCGCGCACGGCTCAGTTTCTCCGAATGTCGTGAGGACGAACCGGCAACCAGCTGAGCCGAACCTGGGGCCATCAGCGTGAGCGCGAGAAAGGAAAGACACCGACGCATCCGCAGAGCGCTGAGGGCCGGGTCGGGCGGGTTCGGCCGACGAGGCCCCCGCGGACCTCCGCCACCGCCCAGCGGCTCGACGACTTCCTCATCCAGGTGCGCCACCCGGAGTCTCGGGAGTGCATGACCCGTTCCCGTTTCCGGGCGCGCCGAACGCCTCGCGGCCGGCGATCGGGAAACGGACATCACCTCAGTATCGCCCTGCCACCTGCCCAGACCCGTGGATTACGGCGCGCCGTGTCGCGGTTTCGCCGCCCGCCGCCACCCGCCCGTCGTCCGTTGTAGCGCTGAGCAACGGGATGACCACCGGCAGAGGCCAGATCTGGGCCCGCCCAACACGAATGGAGCGCAAAAGGTGTGTGCCCCCGACGGGGGGCGGGGGCACACACGGGCAATCGTAGCCGTCACGGACGGACAGGGACAGGGCGGGCCAGAGGTAACCAGCCGCTCATCCCACCTTGCGGGAGGGGTTGTTCACCCTCCTTCAACACTGAACCTGATTCGCATCTTTACGGAGGCGGGAGTCGACCTTGGTCAGACTCGGGGGCGTCCCAGGGCGCGGTAGGTCCAGCCGGCGTTGCGCCAGGCCTGCGGGTCGAGGGCGTTGCGGCCGTCGAGCACGTTGCGCTGGCGCACGATGCCGGCGAGCTGGGCCGGGTCGATGGCCTTGTACTGCTCCCACTCGGTCAGGAGCAGCACCACGTCGGCGCCGTCGGCCGCCACCTCGACCTTGTCCTCGTAGTGCAGGTCGGGCCAGGCGCGGCGGGCGTTCTCCAGGGCGGCGGGGTCGGTCACCACGACCTCGGCACCCTGCAGTCGGATCTGGGCGGCCACGTTGAGCGCGGGCGAGTCGCGGATGTCGTCGCTCTCGGGCTTGAACGCGGCCCCGAGCACGACCACCTTGCGGCCGAGGAAGGACCCCTGCAGCACCTCGCGGGCCAGATCGACCATCCGGGTCCGGCGGCGCATGTTGATCGCGTCGACCTCCCGCAGGAAGGTCAGGGCCTGGTCGGCACCGAGCTCACCGGCGCGGGCCATGAACGCGCGGATGTCCTTGGGCAGGCAGCCGCCGCCGAAGCCGAGACCGGCGCCGAGGAACTTCGGGCCGATGCGCTCGTCGTGCCCGATGGCCGCGGCCAGGACCGA includes these proteins:
- a CDS encoding LCP family protein; the protein is MAPGSAQLVAGSSSRHSEKLSRARLAVARASLCLWACALLVAGVLAGVAVIDRDRVLGLLTHPWVIRPLALALLGGAVIWPLLLLDAWRIGQAPELTRRSRRWIALLSAVLMMLTFVVPLALGQRVWAAADLLSGVFGSGKHSAAVDGRYNVLLLGGDTGPTRVGTRPDSVNLASIDEKTGRTALFSMPRNLQNVPFPAGTPAAQRWPEGYDCGDDCLLNAIYTYGNDHPALFPGTQDPGAEAMMQAVQGITGLKVNYYVIIDLQGFQDLVDAVGGIDVDVVARTPIGGGTSKIHGWIEAGRQHLDGYHSLWYARSRETTSDYDRMARQRCVMTSMVNQLDPATVLEHFRTIASASTQVVSTDIPARRLPMFLELARKAKGNEIESVQFVPPLIVPKNPDYSEVRRQVTSTIGILEGDPEKRASTPVVTPSAAATSTTGQGSSEADAMSSESSRSAAVNVRSVCASA